The Bradyrhizobium betae genomic interval CTCGCATTCTGCGACACCAGGGCGACGCTGGCGCCCGAGCACTGGACCTCGAAGCGGAACGGGAAGCCCGCGATCGACCGCTTGGCGCAATCATAGATGCGGCCGGCTTTGGCCTCCTGCGCGCGCCAGGCATCTGCCGCCACCTCGGCCTGCGAGGCGGCATAGAACCAGAAGCAGCTCCACGCGACCGCGAGGATCAGGAGGAGAACGGGTGCGATGAAAAGGCCCCAACGGGAGCGCCGGCCTGCGGCAACGGTCATATCGGACATGCGGCGACCCTTTGACCCCAGATGATGGCAAATGTAAGCGAGGTTGGCTTGCGCCGAAAGGCGGAGAATTCGCTTCGCTTGGGGGCGCGGTTCTGGTAGCCGTGCCCGAAATGTCGGAAATCACCCTCCCCTCCGTCACCACAGCCAAGGGCGACCTCTGGGTGTTCGGCTACGGCTCCCTGATGTGGCGGCCGGGCTTCGAATTTACGGAACGCGTCCCGGCGCGGCTGGTCGGCGAGCATCGCGCGCTCTGTGTCTATTCCTTCGTGCATCGCGGCACGCCGGAAAAGCCGGGGCTGGTGCTGGGGCTCGACCGCGGCGGTGCCTGCCGCGGCATCGCCTTCCGCGTCGCCGAAAAGAACCGCACCGACGTCGTCGCCTATCTGCGCGCGCGCGAGCAGGTCACCTCGGTCTATCGCGAAGTGATGCGCTCGGTGTGGCTGGAGGGCGACGCGCGGCAGCGCGTTTCCGCGCTCGTCTATGTCGTCGACCGCGGCCATACGCAGTATGCCGGCCGCCTGTCGCTC includes:
- a CDS encoding gamma-glutamylcyclotransferase; translated protein: MSEITLPSVTTAKGDLWVFGYGSLMWRPGFEFTERVPARLVGEHRALCVYSFVHRGTPEKPGLVLGLDRGGACRGIAFRVAEKNRTDVVAYLRAREQVTSVYREVMRSVWLEGDARQRVSALVYVVDRGHTQYAGRLSLADQHRHVLQGHGQSGANRDYVTATVKAIEAEGFRDTQLHQLALMLHGEAHSPHAPAPAEDRESR